TATATAAAAAACAAATTCAAAAAGACTATGAGAAAGTTATTTGCTTTCGTGTTGTTGCTGCTATCGTTAGCAGTATCAGCACAGACGGATAAGACATTTATGTCTGTAGACTGGGACAAAATAAAGGCAGAAGTGAAAGCTAATCCACAGCATGTTCAGCAGTTAGTTGATATTCTTATCAATGTTGATGCTGATACCACATTGACTGCTGAGGACAAAATCTTGGCTGTTTATGGACGAACTTACCTTAATAATGGTAGGGATATGTTCATGGAACTTGATATGTCGAAAGCCAGGAACGAAGGTAAGTTTGATGTTGCTGCTACGCTTGCAGATAAGGTTCTTGCCAGCAATCCGCTTAATACCAATGCTATTGTATCTAAGATTTATCATTTCAGAAAACTTTCAACCACCGAACCTGATAAATCATGGATGTTGAGCGATAGCCTTAAGGTTTATTCTGTTCGTTTATCACGCATTCTCGATACAATCTTCATGACTGGTGATGGTAGTAAGGAACACCCTTTCTCCGTGACATCAGTGGGGGATGAATATAATCTTGTTTACTTCTTCTTTGGTATTCCTAAGGTGAATAGTCAGATGGTAGTCGGTAGTTGTGATCGTCTTGTTTTGGGTGAAACGAATGCTAATTACACTTCTTCTGATATTTACTTTGATGTAAAACGAGTCTTTGAAATCGAGAATTCTATGTTTGAACAGCAAGGAGGAAAGGGGAAGTAAGTCGGTTTAACCCAAATCGGTTATTAGACCACAATATATATCGTTCTTCTTACTGTGGTATTGTTTCCTAACATCTTTTATTTTCTTATCGGCATCTTGTCTGTCTTTGTAGCTTGACGTAGCCCGCTACGCCTGCGCCCCAAAGCCAAACAATCTGCTCGATAATAAAACAAAATATGTTTAGGCTCTAATGACCGATTTGGGTTAAAAGGCGCTTTTACGCTTTCGTATTTTCTTTATTGAGATATCATAATAGTCATACCCCTTCCCATTTGGGAAGGGGCTTTTTGTTGTTTTATCTTTATTTTGTAATTATTTTTCACACCTTCGCTTTTAAAAGATGCCCTTTTGGCTTCGAAAAGACGCCCAATTGGCTTGCAAAAGATGCCCTTTTGGACGCTTACTAACGCCCTTTTGGAGTCCAATTAAGCACCTTTTGAAATACGATTTTGTAAGTCTTTGATTACTTGTTAGTTATAATAGTCGTCTGGTTGCCCTTTATAATGCTCTTTCGGGATGTTTTTTCGCTTTGTGTTGTAAATAAATTTCAAATCAGTTAAGCGGTTTTCACGTCTGTTCTAATACGCATGATTTATAGTGTAAACACTTTCTTGCTTCTCTTCCAACGCACTAACGATAACTGACTTAGTGTATAGAAGAGAAACAAGAGTGATA
The Prevotella melaninogenica DNA segment above includes these coding regions:
- a CDS encoding DUF4919 domain-containing protein; this encodes MRKLFAFVLLLLSLAVSAQTDKTFMSVDWDKIKAEVKANPQHVQQLVDILINVDADTTLTAEDKILAVYGRTYLNNGRDMFMELDMSKARNEGKFDVAATLADKVLASNPLNTNAIVSKIYHFRKLSTTEPDKSWMLSDSLKVYSVRLSRILDTIFMTGDGSKEHPFSVTSVGDEYNLVYFFFGIPKVNSQMVVGSCDRLVLGETNANYTSSDIYFDVKRVFEIENSMFEQQGGKGK